In Solanum lycopersicum chromosome 3, SLM_r2.1, the genomic stretch GTTTGAACAAATATAAAGCACAAATTTTCTTGTGTAGGTGAGAACAGCCCTTATCTCTAGATTTGATGTGTTCTTTTGCAGGTGACAAAAAGGTTCTGTTTGCAGACACAGTTCTGAAGTTTACAAGCACAGGGAAGATGAAGCGGCGCATTCTCCTTGTAACTGATTTCGCCATTTACATTGTAGACCCAGAAAGTGGTGCACTTAAACGGCGGATTGCCCTGGCAGCTGTTGAGAAGCTGTGTCTGAGTGAATTAAGTGATAATTTTCTTGCAATTATCATTCCGACTGAGTACGATCTGTTCATGGCCACTACTCGGAAAACAGAAATAGTAACAATCTTAGTAGATGCTACCAAGAGTCAATCTGACTATGAACTCGATGTTCTCTTCTCTAATAGGTAATTTGATTAGTGCATTGTCATTTTCTTATTCATCGTTTAAGTCCAAATTGTTTGTTAAGTTGTACGTCTGAACTTGATAAATTTTGAGTTGCACATACACACATCTCCAGTTATTTTCATAGATGCTTAGGGCACTGTTGTTAAAGACGCGTGTTTGATGCAGTTAAACTTTCTACATTAGAGAAAGATAAAGACTTGGAGCATTTTCTGTCTCAACCTTAGGACAGACCTGTTCATATCCTAGCAATACTGTGGCTTGAGAATGATTCACTATAATTGCTTGCTGTCATATGAATACCCTCAATTCTGATTGCTATATCACTTGTAAACTGCTGATATGTGGCGAACATGATGATTCTAGGTGTCAAACCTTCCATTTTGTCCTAATGTTTGTAAAACCTTTTTTGTGGACTCTGAGAAAAAATGTGGGGTGGaggccttttttttttaaacatgcTGGATAGAATATTGAGTTATTGATGCCAAAACTGATTCAGGCGAAGAATTTTAAATCCGAGAAACAAGTGATGCTTTTCTTTTATCGTCACAGGTGATGTGAAGGTTGAAATTACTTGTTTTTTTTGTAATGAAGTAAGCATTATCATAAATGGCATCAAAAAGATGCAAATAATTCAGATATTGCAAGAGATAGTAAGTACAAAAGAGATTTTGTAGCTCTATACTATGAGGCTTAAGTTAAGGATAGGTGTGAGGAGAGTTTACAGGAGCTAAGTTGCTCCAAATACATAAACCTAAGAGTCATTAGCTTTCAGGGAGTGGTTCGGAGAATTGGAGTTGATATTCCATCGAGACATCTTCTACTCCTTCCGTTCCAAACATTGAAATTGCTAGTTCtagaaacagaaaaagaaaaagggcaTGGGGTAGCTAGGGTAGGGTTGGAGCTATGTTGTCACACATGATTAGAGGTTGACAAAAATGCTATTTTCTCATGGCATCACCTCTAGGAACTTGTATAACTTTTTGTCCCTGATACTTCTTCAATCTGAAAAGATGCTAAATATTATGATGCAGCGCAGATTTCATTTGACTATCAGAGTAGCATTTAGGACTAATGTATTGCTTGCTGCTCGTGATTATCTATTGTCTTTATACACATGCTGCTTCTTTTCCTCTTCCGCTACCTTGTATATTTTGTCATTTCATTTCCTTGTAAATGCTTAATTCTATtgtaaatattgttttcttatctTAATCGTGCAGATTTGAGTACAGTGCAACTTCTGAGCTTGTTAAAGAAGTTCAATTTGAGCAAGTTGAAGGTTGGTAGTGTTTCTTTCTCACGAAATTTTCTATTTACTATCTTTCTCTGCAGATCGTGGTTGGATTTGATAGTTTTCTAGATTCTCTTACCCTGAGCTGGTTTATTTTCTTCTCCTTCAATTTCAGCGGGTGTCAAAACAAAAATCTCACGCAAATGAACTACCCTTAGCGTGTAATGGTCTAAGAACGCAAACTGCTCACTACCATGCCTGCAAACGTGTCTTGCTAGTTGAAAGGGGAACCGTTTTGCACTTCATCATACAAATAAACGGTGTGTCATTCCATGTAGAAATGTGATCAATATTTACTTATCAAAGaacagaaaaggaaaaaagCGACAGAATGTATTATGATGAGCTTGTTTCTTCACTTTAGCTCTATGCCTGTCTATGTTTTCTTAGCTTGTTGCTCTCCTCATCTGGCTGCGTTGTGTAATATCGTACATTATCCTATTTATAAAATTGAGATTGTTTGGTGCCAAGTTTCTACACCTAAGGGTAGATTGACTTTAACCATTGTGGATTTTGTATACTATTGTTTACAGTAATAAGATAAGCTCATTTGTTACAGTAAATAATGCAGGCAAGTTGATATTTTCTAATAGAGAAAAGCAGGTAGAGTGCTGTGGACATTGAAGCCTTCTTTACGGCACAGCAATGACTAATATACAAATGTAATGCACTATACATTTGAAGTCTGCGCCTACCATGTGCAAATTGATACGGCCTGTTTGGCTTTCTATTCTCAAAATTATTTGCagatttatataaatttgtGATTAGTATTTGACTtttgatcaaaataatataaatttgttaaTTGCACCGAAATTAGTTTTCTTTGTATAAGTCCAGATTCTGATAATGTATTGACATTTAGCTCTGATAATATAAACCAAATACTACATTTTAGCGTCTCTATTCAATGTGGTAGTTGAACAAATATTTGGCAGACGCTAGAGAAAGAATATAGAAACAAATGTAGAATATTCATGCTAATACATACATGTTATAGTAATACACAGTGATACATGTTGTATCATTTGTATTCATTCgtaatatataaattcaaagtTCGATACATATAGGTTAATACAGATATATCAATAATATTCATTTGTGATATAAAAATACAGAAATTTGAGTTGTATTCCATACAACCAAACTGATATATAAGTTGATGCACAAAGTTAATACAATATTGTTTGTTGATACAATCCTTATATTGAAACTGTTGATACCTACAAGTATCCATATTCAGTATTTGATGTAATATAATGATGCAATTAAATGAATCATATCTTTGTCATGGAGTCTTTCGATACAATCTTAAATCATTGTTTgatcataaaattttcaaatttgaaaaatagcTTATAACATGTTTTATATTCCATTTTTCACTTTTGGAGTTGTATTTAAGTACATTCATGCATTAATGTTGTTCCaaaaactttttacaaaaaatataacgAGTACGTTCAACCCTAAAAATTCCGAAAAacgaaaaaatatttagaatctTATGGCCAAAcaccaaaatcttgaaaaataataataatacatggTCGCTTAATTTATTAGGCACCAAGCTATTCGCACCTTTCAATTTAAGATCTGACCTACCATGTGCAAATTCATTCTGTTACCATTCAAAGGTACTTGCTACTTTTTACCTGTTTagttagaataataaaaattattactaaGTCATTATCTCtgattaagtgatgaaaataatgaatgCTTTTGAAGCACAAACACTTGTATATTAGCATAATAAAGTTACTTTTGATCTGAAATAATATAAGATCAAGTAAATGTTTCTATTCAATTTGGTAGTTGAAATAATGTTTGACAGGAACCTGAGGAGAAAAACTTATAACAGTGAAACAATTGAGCATATAGAACAGTAAGTAATCACTAAATGGAGTAACAAAGAAATATCAATGTGTAACAGAAGAAGACCCTATTTCAGTCATTGGTGGTGTGAGGTTTGGTGTAGAAGCTTCCGTGGATGGTCGAGTCCCCGTATTCACTCTCCTAACACCCTCTACCATCTTTACTACTTCCGTCATTTTTGGTCTCTGCTCTGGCATTCTGGATACACAAGTCAAACCTATTTGTAACATCTCCACCATTTCTTCTTCTATATTTGGATACCTCAAAAGCTCCACGTCGAATACTTCAGCAGTCCACTCCTCACGAACGACAGAATGTACCCACCTGACTAAGTGGACAATGTCGCTAGTACCTGTGGCATGTGTAGGGGACTTTCCAGTGAGAAGTTCAAGTATTAGGACGCCAAAGCTGTAGACATCAGTGGCTTGAGATACTTTTCTTGAATCTGTAACTTCTGGAGGTTGATAACCAGCAGCTCGCACGATTGGTATAGCAATTGGACCCATTATAGTTGCCAAGCCAAGATCAGAAATACAACCGAAACCTTGGGAGTTGAGGAATATGTTTGAGGATTTTATGTTCCCGTGGACAAGCCTTCCCCCAGACTGTCCATGTATTTGAGCAATGCCTCTAGCTGCACCAATGGCAATTCGTAGTCGGGTTTCCCAGTCAAGAGGAATTCGATCAGCAGACCTCTTTGCTGCAATTACAGAGTGCATCAGATATAATGATAGGAATACTTGAAGGTGCAGTTAAAAGACTATCCACCTAACATTGATGGAAGTTGTCTATAACGCCAAAGCAAAGTTCGCGAGCAACATGACAGCTCTtgaattttgacaaattaaaagaaaagctGCACTTAGACATGGCCTAAAAGTGGCACTTAGTTATGACTTGGAGAAACAAATGCTGTCCTATAAGCTATTGATGATTAAGGACAACAACAGCAGATACTCTATTCTCTTGATGCAATTGTACATCCTAATGCATTCAATGGCAATTGGTTACACTATAATTAGCCTACAAGCAATTTCAAATACTACTGCACAAGACATATCATAGCTAAAAATGATCTGCATTATGTTTTTGGTCCTGATAATCAGTTCTCTATGGAACGGTTCAAGAATAAAACAGCAAGAGTAGTAGATATTGGGTGCTTAACATACCATGCAGCAACAAAGCTGCACTCCCTTGGCTGTAGAAATCATATACCATGAGTTTCTCATCCTTGGAATAGTAGTATGCCCTCAGCGGGACCACATTCTCATGCCTGATATTGCCGACAACCTccatctgttgctcaaaatcTTTTCTTCCCACGCTCTCCTTCAATCTCTTCACCACAACTGTGGTAGAATCCTCCAAAGCTGCCTTATATGTAGTGCCAAATGTTCCCTTTCCAAGCACTTCTGCTGAAGCTCTCAACAGATCTTCAAGGTCAAATGCAAGATTACAACCCTCGAAGAATGCGAGATTCCCTACTCCATGCTGACTGCTGGAAACTCCCTTCCTGACTACATCTTCTTTCTTGATTGATTTCTCTGTGGCCCCACTGTTACCATCTTTCTTTGAAAAGCACATAATTAGCACTGCAGCTACCACTAAGAAACCTAAAACACATCCTCCCATTACAATCCCAAGTATTGCAGGTTCACGGAGTTTAAACGATTTCTTTTTTGGTGGGACACTTGGAGGAGGAACTGGAGGAAATGAAGGTGAAAAATTTGCAGGAGAAAGCGGGTTACCAGCAAAAGCTGAACCAGGAAATCTTTGAAGAGAATTGGGGATACTTCCAGTGAAGTTATTGTTGGACAGATCTAATATTTGCAAAGTAGGGAGATTGAGATCAGGAATACTGCCAGAAAGCGAGTTATTAGCAAGAACTAGAGCAGTCAAATGAGTCAAGTTCGATATTGAAGAAGGTATACTCCCACTAAAATCATTATTTGACAAATTCAAAACCGAAAGGCTTTTCCAAGCAGAAAAATCAGTAGGCAATGGACCTTGAAAGTTATTGGATTGAAGATATATAGAAGTAAGATTTCCAAGTTTTGCAAAATCAGTAGGTAAACTGCCACTAAAACTATTAGACCTTAAACTCAAGATCTGAAGAGCAGACAAGCGGCTAAGAGTGTTTCCAGGAATCGAACCACGGAATCCAACTCCAGGCAACCTGATTGCTATAATTCTTGATTTCTCATGATTACAAGTGACTCCAGTCCAAGAACTACAAGCAGAAGTTCTCTCATCCCAATTCAGGTACCGCGAATGATTCACATTATTAAGGAAATCAAGAAGCGCTTCTTTGTCTTCATATGGTTCACTACTTGCTAGCCAGAACAGAGCTGTGCCGAATAAAACTGAAACAAACAGGAACTTTGTAACCATCCTTCTCTTCCCCTGAGCTAAACTACAAAGACATCAACTTCTAGTAACAGCACCCTTCATCTCTACAAGAATTTCGAAAAAGAAATGGAATCAGACATTGAAACGGCATGATGTTCGTTATTCACTATAAATAATTATCATTTAAACTAGAAAACCGTTTCTTAACCATAAATAGAACAATTTACAGGGCAAGTAAAGTTACGTAGACACTCAGAACACATTTTGTTTTTGGGTCAACCACGCAAATTAAGTAAAAGTTAGGTTTCAATAAACAGAACAGCTAAAGTAAAAGAAGAACCAGCCAAAATTTCTTCCGTCAACTTCTTGGGGCtgccaaaaaatgaaaaaaaaaagggaacaaACAGGCATTTCACGTTCTTCACCTATTTCCAAACGCATTACACAcaaaaagattgaatctttaacACTTTTCTTGACCGTAAAGCAAAGTATGCATAATTTGAAAACTGTCGGcaataacaaaaagaagattGAAATGAACCTGAATAGCAATACCCAGATAGCCAAATCGCATAAAAAATGTAGAAAACTGAAAACCCCACAAAATTCAGAAACTGTATAGTATACTAGCAAGTACCAGTGAGgcaaaaaatcaaacacttgGTAGAGTAAACTGAAAAGGAGGAGTAGATGAAGAGGAAAATGATGAGAAGTAAATGCAGAATTAAGTAAGTAGCtagatagagagagaaagagagagacaaTGATTAAATGAGCAGAAGAAGGGGAGTGGGTGAGAGACAATAAATGATTGAAAGGCAGttaatttgaagaagaagaaatcaaataaagaaatgGGGTATATGTATTTGGTTTAACAAAGAAGCGAAAAGAGTGGGAAAAGCACGTGGAAACAAAAGTGGAACTTCTACTAAGATACGAAGAAGTTTAAGTTAACAGCAATACACAAAATCAATTCTTTAACAATTTGCTTGGGTTTAGAAGAAGATGGGTAGTGGGTTCACGTGGTGCCAGTAAGGCAGGGAGCACCAGAAGAGCATTATCCACCATTTCcgccattttttttttgaagctCTTCACTAAAGAAAGACACAGATTGCAATTAcgaaaaagaggagaaaaagggAGAGGAAATTAACCACTCTTAATCACGTCCTCCTGTAAGTAAAATCTAATTGGGGTGCGGCTTTATTAGGTGAAATTAGTAGTCATGTAACACGCCAAAAATCGAACTCTGGTCGATCAGAGTTAGACGAagataattaatcaattaagttattaaaat encodes the following:
- the LOC101254872 gene encoding uncharacterized protein isoform X1, yielding MSRYLSNRGGTQVQKVRFDEEAIPDEDEVGGTLKLRPSDSNITEDQEPFMGVKVRRKASIHRDYLGDYVDVPSRPYLMKILEKQGDKKVLFADTVLKFTSTGKMKRRILLVTDFAIYIVDPESGALKRRIALAAVEKLCLSELSDNFLAIIIPTEYDLFMATTRKTEIVTILVDATKSQSDYELDVLFSNRFEYSATSELVKEVQFEQVEGKLIFSNREKQVECCGH
- the LOC101264309 gene encoding probable inactive receptor kinase At4g23740; translated protein: MVTKFLFVSVLFGTALFWLASSEPYEDKEALLDFLNNVNHSRYLNWDERTSACSSWTGVTCNHEKSRIIAIRLPGVGFRGSIPGNTLSRLSALQILSLRSNSFSGSLPTDFAKLGNLTSIYLQSNNFQGPLPTDFSAWKSLSVLNLSNNDFSGSIPSSISNLTHLTALVLANNSLSGSIPDLNLPTLQILDLSNNNFTGSIPNSLQRFPGSAFAGNPLSPANFSPSFPPVPPPSVPPKKKSFKLREPAILGIVMGGCVLGFLVVAAVLIMCFSKKDGNSGATEKSIKKEDVVRKGVSSSQHGVGNLAFFEGCNLAFDLEDLLRASAEVLGKGTFGTTYKAALEDSTTVVVKRLKESVGRKDFEQQMEVVGNIRHENVVPLRAYYYSKDEKLMVYDFYSQGSAALLLHAKRSADRIPLDWETRLRIAIGAARGIAQIHGQSGGRLVHGNIKSSNIFLNSQGFGCISDLGLATIMGPIAIPIVRAAGYQPPEVTDSRKVSQATDVYSFGVLILELLTGKSPTHATGTSDIVHLVRWVHSVVREEWTAEVFDVELLRYPNIEEEMVEMLQIGLTCVSRMPEQRPKMTEVVKMVEGVRRVNTGTRPSTEASTPNLTPPMTEIGSSSVTH
- the LOC101254872 gene encoding uncharacterized protein isoform X2 encodes the protein MSRYLSNRGGTQVQKVRFDEEAIPDEDEVGGTLKLRPSDSNITEDQEPFMGVKVRRKASIHRDYLGDYVDVPSRPYLMKILEKQGDKKVLFADTVLKFTSTGKMKRRILLVTDFAIYIVDPESGALKRRIALAAVEKLCLSELSDNFLAIIIPTEYDLFMATTRKTEIVTILVDATKSQSDYELDVLFSNRFEYSATSELVKEVQFEQVEAGVKTKISRK